A DNA window from Hydrogenophaga taeniospiralis contains the following coding sequences:
- a CDS encoding peptidase U32 family protein, with protein sequence MLPHQLELLSPARDADIGIEAVNHGADAVYIGGPSFGARTSADNRVQDIARLAKHAHRFGGRIFTTMNTILRDDELEPARKLAWQLYDAGVDALIVQDMGLLEIDLPPIQLHASTQTDIRTPEKARFLQDAGLSQIVLARELTLQQIADIRAATDPQRCTLEFFIHGALCVAYSGQCFISHAHTGRSANRGDCSQACRLPYEVKDSQGRIVAHDKHVLSMKDNNQSNNLRALIDAGARSFKIEGRYKDMGYVKNITAHYRVLFDQILEERPELARASSGECTFSFQPDPDQNFNREFTDYFVQGRQQDIGAFDTPKNPGRPIGYVTQVGPHFVELETDDPATVIHNGDGLCYLDLQKELVGLQINRAESTGKPGLWRVFPKDPMDSFKDLRKGVQINRNRDMDWVRGLEKKSAERRIGAWLRLDETTNGLSLTVTDEDGHSATATLPCALEPAKDPAQADARLRDSLSRLGETIFQPIDVALNLNGPRFVPASLLNPLRREAIDKLEAARTAAWQRLPRAKPVEPPAPYPEDTLTYLANVFNHKARDFYAKHGVNMIAAAYESHEEEGEVSLMITKHCVRYSLSLCPKQAKGVTGVQGTVRAEPMQLINGHEKLTLRFDCKPCEMHVVGKIKRSVLNAVPASPVTFYRTRPSGAAAG encoded by the coding sequence ATGCTGCCGCACCAACTCGAACTGCTCTCCCCCGCGCGCGACGCCGACATCGGCATCGAGGCGGTGAACCACGGGGCCGACGCGGTCTACATCGGCGGGCCGAGCTTCGGCGCGCGCACCAGCGCCGACAACCGCGTGCAGGACATCGCCCGGCTGGCGAAACATGCGCACCGCTTCGGCGGCCGCATCTTCACGACGATGAACACCATCCTGCGCGACGACGAGCTGGAGCCCGCGCGCAAGCTGGCCTGGCAGCTCTACGACGCTGGGGTGGACGCGCTCATCGTCCAGGACATGGGCCTGTTGGAGATCGACCTGCCGCCGATCCAGCTGCACGCCAGCACCCAGACCGACATCCGCACGCCCGAAAAAGCCCGCTTCCTGCAGGACGCCGGCCTGTCCCAGATCGTGCTCGCGCGTGAACTCACGCTGCAGCAGATCGCCGACATCCGCGCCGCCACCGACCCACAGCGCTGCACGCTGGAGTTCTTCATCCACGGCGCGCTCTGCGTGGCCTACAGCGGCCAGTGTTTCATCAGCCACGCCCACACCGGGCGCAGCGCCAACCGCGGCGACTGCTCGCAGGCCTGCCGCCTGCCCTATGAAGTGAAAGACAGCCAGGGCCGCATCGTCGCGCACGACAAGCATGTCCTTTCCATGAAGGACAACAACCAGAGCAACAACCTGCGCGCCCTGATCGACGCCGGCGCGCGCAGCTTCAAGATCGAAGGCCGCTACAAAGACATGGGCTACGTGAAGAACATCACCGCCCACTACCGGGTGTTGTTTGATCAGATCCTGGAAGAACGCCCCGAGTTGGCGCGCGCCAGCAGCGGCGAATGCACCTTCAGCTTTCAGCCCGACCCGGACCAGAACTTCAACCGCGAGTTCACCGACTACTTCGTGCAGGGCCGCCAGCAAGACATCGGCGCCTTCGACACCCCCAAGAACCCCGGCCGCCCCATCGGCTACGTCACCCAGGTCGGCCCCCACTTCGTGGAGCTGGAGACCGACGACCCGGCCACCGTGATCCACAACGGCGATGGCCTGTGTTACCTGGACCTGCAGAAAGAACTGGTGGGCCTGCAGATCAACCGGGCCGAGTCGACAGGCAAACCGGGCCTCTGGCGCGTGTTCCCCAAAGACCCGATGGACAGTTTCAAGGACCTTCGCAAAGGCGTGCAGATCAACCGCAACCGCGACATGGACTGGGTGCGCGGGCTGGAGAAAAAATCGGCCGAGCGCCGCATCGGCGCCTGGTTGAGGCTGGACGAAACCACCAACGGCCTGAGCCTCACGGTCACCGACGAAGACGGCCACAGCGCCACCGCCACCCTGCCCTGCGCGCTGGAACCCGCGAAAGACCCGGCGCAGGCCGATGCCCGGCTGCGCGACAGCCTCTCACGCCTGGGTGAAACCATCTTCCAGCCCATCGACGTGGCGCTGAACCTGAATGGACCCCGCTTCGTGCCCGCCTCGCTGCTCAACCCCTTGCGCCGCGAGGCCATCGACAAACTCGAAGCCGCCCGCACCGCCGCGTGGCAGCGCCTGCCGCGGGCAAAGCCGGTGGAGCCGCCCGCCCCCTACCCCGAAGACACCCTGACCTACCTGGCCAACGTGTTCAACCACAAGGCCCGCGACTTCTATGCGAAACATGGCGTGAACATGATCGCCGCCGCCTACGAGAGCCACGAGGAAGAAGGCGAAGTCAGCCTGATGATCACCAAACACTGCGTGCGCTACAGCCTCAGCCTGTGCCCCAAGCAGGCCAAGGGCGTGACGGGGGTTCAGGGCACGGTGCGCGCCGAACCCATGCAACTCATCAACGGCCATGAAAAGCTCACCCTGCGCTTCGACTGCAAGCCCTGCGAAATGCACGTGGTGGGCAAGATCAAGCGCAGCGTGTTGAACGCCGTGCCGGCGAGCCCGGTGACGTTCTACCGGACGCGGCCGAGCGGCGCGGCAGCGGGCTGA
- a CDS encoding hemerythrin domain-containing protein — MITQPPVDADAPLNNFSNCHAGIVKRLTALDELPALLEPAARARQIAEESLEFFREAIFEHHLEEERELFPAVMASAQPGAELERVKAMAKRLTDEHRAIEALWKQLEKGLKPVAKGQSTRLDVSELHRLVTEYKAHATFEETEFLPLSEEILGRNSNHMAALGMSLHMRHVPPVNAYI, encoded by the coding sequence ATGATCACCCAGCCCCCGGTCGATGCCGACGCCCCGCTGAACAACTTTTCCAACTGCCACGCAGGGATCGTCAAGCGCCTCACCGCGCTTGACGAGTTGCCCGCCTTGCTGGAGCCCGCCGCCAGGGCACGCCAGATCGCCGAGGAATCGCTCGAATTCTTCCGCGAAGCCATCTTCGAACACCACCTGGAAGAAGAGCGCGAGCTGTTCCCCGCCGTGATGGCCAGCGCCCAGCCCGGCGCGGAACTCGAACGGGTCAAGGCCATGGCCAAACGCCTGACCGATGAACACCGCGCCATCGAAGCCCTCTGGAAACAGCTGGAAAAGGGTTTGAAACCGGTTGCCAAAGGCCAGAGCACCCGCCTGGACGTGAGCGAGCTGCACCGCCTCGTGACCGAATACAAGGCCCACGCCACGTTCGAGGAGACCGAGTTTCTGCCCCTGAGCGAAGAAATCCTCGGCCGCAACAGCAACCACATGGCAGCGCTGGGGATGTCGCTGCACATGCGGCATGTGCCGCCGGTGAACGCCTATATCTGA
- a CDS encoding DUF808 domain-containing protein, with translation MAASSLLALIDDIATLLDDVAVMTKVAARQGAAAADDVAAMTQLAAKKTAGVLGDDLALNAQQVTGVKADRELPVVWAVAKGSLKNKAILVPAALAISAVAPWAITPLLMLGGLFLCYEGTEKVVHALAHRKAEDQQHHAELVQAVNDEQIDLVAFEKEKIQGAVRTDFILSAEIIVITLGSVAEASFARQVAVLVGISIIMTIGVYGLVGGIVKLDDAGLYLSRQAAAWKQAIGRGIVGMAPWLMKGLSVVGTAAMFLVGGGILVHGVPAIGHGIEDFAHTLGWLGPIVSSLAGALIGLAAGGVVLAVVGLWGRFRASGKSAAAH, from the coding sequence ATGGCCGCCTCCAGCCTCTTAGCCCTCATCGACGACATCGCCACCCTGCTGGACGACGTGGCCGTCATGACCAAGGTCGCCGCCCGCCAGGGCGCGGCCGCCGCCGACGACGTGGCGGCCATGACGCAACTGGCCGCCAAGAAGACGGCCGGTGTGCTGGGCGACGACCTGGCGCTCAACGCGCAACAGGTCACCGGCGTCAAGGCTGACCGGGAGCTGCCCGTGGTCTGGGCGGTGGCCAAGGGTTCCTTGAAGAACAAGGCGATTCTCGTGCCCGCCGCGCTGGCCATCAGCGCCGTGGCGCCCTGGGCCATCACGCCGCTGCTGATGCTGGGCGGTCTGTTCCTCTGCTACGAAGGCACCGAAAAGGTGGTGCATGCGCTGGCCCATCGCAAAGCCGAAGACCAGCAGCACCACGCCGAGCTGGTGCAGGCGGTCAACGACGAGCAGATCGACCTGGTGGCTTTCGAGAAAGAGAAGATCCAAGGCGCCGTGCGCACCGACTTCATCCTCTCGGCCGAGATCATCGTCATCACCCTGGGCAGCGTGGCCGAGGCCAGCTTTGCGCGCCAGGTGGCCGTGCTGGTGGGCATCTCCATCATCATGACCATCGGCGTCTATGGCCTGGTGGGCGGCATCGTCAAGCTCGACGACGCAGGCCTGTACCTCAGCCGCCAGGCGGCGGCCTGGAAACAGGCCATCGGGCGCGGCATCGTCGGCATGGCGCCGTGGCTGATGAAAGGCCTGTCGGTCGTCGGCACGGCCGCGATGTTCCTGGTGGGCGGCGGCATTCTGGTGCACGGCGTGCCCGCCATTGGCCACGGCATCGAAGATTTCGCGCACACGCTGGGCTGGCTCGGCCCCATCGTGTCCAGCCTGGCCGGTGCCCTGATCGGGCTGGCCGCGGGCGGTGTGGTGCTGGCGGTCGTGGGTCTGTGGGGGCGATTCCGCGCCTCCGGAAAATCGGCTGCGGCGCACTGA
- a CDS encoding toll/interleukin-1 receptor domain-containing protein has protein sequence MDGIFISYRRDDSAGYAGRLYDRLASHFGGERVFMDVEGIEPGADFVNAIEEAVSSCRVLIVMIGDEWTHGTDAAGRRRLDDPNDFVRLETSAALQRGIRVVPVLVGGAVMPRAEELPEDLKLLTRRQAVEINHKQWDASSSELIRTLERILAHEGGPEPAPFKAKAANRGPAVVANKAGGRALPWVWPSAAVGAVLLGVGVWWWLPMGGPPSERPEPTTALVAAKPESAAPVVVASAPKTDAPAPVAAAVPSATTRPVATPPVVAAASGDTVKPSPSPSPSPPTPTPTPEPAVTPPQIHEFRAEAGEGGTRLCYRVSNADSVTLSPRPGELERAGRDCVPVDVDVATTFTLTARHADKAVRKTLLVSPPRVVVARPVAPVTPVAPVARPAVTEPASSASGLPRRGERWVYQSSGKWRTSPKRRFEMVMQSLVDGLATDALRPLDPDAGPRAESRRSRSGAPGFVTWSEIGFEFSPYLGASVSLAEMGSQRGFATPDYDPQWGDWYSQAKVLGQESVSVPAGTFSAHKVEVWSSRRATGGPTVAQVEPVRVHYLVWYAPEVKRYVKMQRRMLSAASLEMEKDVFELVEHRQP, from the coding sequence ATGGACGGGATCTTCATCAGCTACCGACGCGACGACTCGGCGGGCTACGCCGGGCGCCTGTACGACCGGCTGGCCAGCCACTTCGGTGGCGAGCGCGTGTTCATGGACGTCGAGGGCATCGAACCCGGTGCCGATTTCGTCAACGCGATCGAAGAGGCGGTGAGTTCCTGCCGCGTGCTCATCGTCATGATCGGTGACGAATGGACCCACGGCACCGACGCCGCCGGGCGCCGCCGGCTCGACGACCCCAACGACTTTGTCCGGCTCGAAACCAGCGCGGCGCTCCAGCGTGGCATCCGTGTGGTGCCGGTGCTGGTGGGTGGCGCGGTCATGCCGCGCGCCGAAGAATTGCCCGAAGACCTCAAGCTATTGACGCGCCGCCAGGCGGTGGAGATCAACCACAAGCAGTGGGACGCGTCCTCCAGTGAACTGATACGCACGCTGGAACGGATTCTGGCCCACGAGGGCGGCCCTGAGCCGGCGCCGTTCAAAGCGAAAGCGGCCAACCGGGGCCCGGCCGTGGTGGCGAACAAGGCCGGCGGGCGGGCGCTACCCTGGGTCTGGCCGTCCGCCGCAGTGGGCGCCGTGCTGCTGGGTGTGGGCGTGTGGTGGTGGCTGCCGATGGGCGGGCCACCTTCCGAGAGACCCGAGCCAACGACTGCGCTGGTGGCGGCCAAGCCCGAATCGGCCGCGCCCGTGGTGGTGGCCAGCGCGCCGAAGACCGATGCGCCGGCCCCGGTGGCCGCGGCGGTCCCCAGTGCGACCACCCGGCCGGTGGCAACACCACCGGTGGTCGCGGCCGCATCGGGTGACACTGTGAAGCCATCTCCATCTCCATCTCCATCCCCGCCAACACCGACACCGACCCCTGAACCGGCGGTCACGCCGCCACAGATCCACGAGTTCCGAGCCGAGGCGGGCGAGGGCGGTACGCGCCTGTGTTACCGGGTCAGCAATGCCGACAGCGTCACGCTGTCACCGCGCCCCGGCGAACTCGAACGCGCCGGCCGCGACTGTGTGCCGGTGGACGTGGACGTTGCCACCACGTTCACGCTCACCGCGCGCCACGCGGACAAGGCGGTGCGCAAGACCCTGCTGGTGTCGCCCCCCCGGGTGGTCGTGGCCAGACCTGTGGCGCCAGTCACTCCCGTGGCACCGGTGGCGCGGCCCGCCGTCACCGAGCCCGCGTCGTCGGCCTCGGGCCTGCCGCGCCGCGGAGAGCGCTGGGTCTACCAGTCGTCCGGCAAATGGCGCACCAGCCCGAAGCGCCGGTTCGAGATGGTGATGCAGTCCTTGGTCGACGGCCTGGCCACCGACGCCCTTCGCCCACTCGATCCCGACGCCGGCCCGAGGGCCGAGTCGCGGCGCTCGCGCAGCGGCGCGCCCGGCTTCGTCACCTGGAGCGAGATCGGCTTCGAGTTCAGCCCCTACCTCGGTGCCTCCGTCTCGCTGGCCGAGATGGGCTCGCAGCGCGGCTTCGCCACCCCCGACTACGACCCGCAGTGGGGCGACTGGTATTCGCAGGCCAAGGTGCTGGGGCAGGAGTCGGTCAGCGTGCCCGCCGGCACCTTCTCGGCCCACAAGGTCGAGGTCTGGAGCAGCCGCCGCGCCACCGGCGGGCCCACCGTGGCGCAGGTCGAACCGGTGCGGGTGCACTACCTGGTGTGGTACGCGCCCGAGGTGAAACGCTACGTGAAGATGCAGCGCCGCATGCTCTCTGCGGCCAGCCTCGAAATGGAGAAAGACGTGTTCGAACTGGTGGAACACCGCCAGCCCTAG